DNA from Balaenoptera musculus isolate JJ_BM4_2016_0621 chromosome 4, mBalMus1.pri.v3, whole genome shotgun sequence:
GCCAGACAGTAATCTCTTTGGACCCATTACTTTGCATTCACAGTCAGACTGGATAACCTCCCATCCTGAGGCTCCCCAAGACTTTGCAGAGTTTTTCAATGATCCTTACAGAAAGACACCTTCTCCACAGAAGCACAGTATTTATATACAGTGCATTGGATCGCTAGGAAACACTGGAAGTATCAGTGAAGAATATGTGAAATGGTTCAAGGGCTACTGTGAAGCATTTTTCTATGGCTTGACAGTAAAACTCCTAGAACCAGTTCCTGTCTCTGCAACGAGGTGTTCCTTTAGAATCAATGATAATACACAGAACCTACAGATTCATGCAAGGCAGATCCTGAagttcttaaaaaagaagaaacctgaACATGCTTTTTGTGTTGTGGGAATAATAACGATCGATCTTTACCCAAGAGACTCCCGGAATTTTGTCTCTGGACAGGCCTCTTTGACAGATGGTGTGAGGATATTCAGCTTTGCCAGGTACGGCAGTGATTTTTACATCTCACACTATGAAGACAAACtgaagaagctgcagaagaaatcTTCACGTGACTACTCAGTTTTTGATAATTATTACGTTCCTGAAGTGACTAGTGTTTTGCTGCTTCAGTCCTGTAAGACTTTAACCCTTGAGATTGGACATATCTTTGGACTTCAGCACTGCCCGTGGCTCGCATGCCTGATGCAAGGCTCCAACCACTTGGAAGAAGCTGACCAGCGTCCCCTCGACCTTTGCCCCATCTGTTTATGCAAGTTGCAGAGTGCTATTGGCTTCCACCTTAAAGACAGATACaaagggacacgggttccagccctggcccgggaagatcccacatgccgcggagcaactaagcccgtgcaccataactactgagcctgtgctctagagcccgcaagccacaactactgagcccacgagccacaactactgaagcccgcatgcctagagcccgtgctctgcaacaagaaaagccactgcaacgagaagtccgcgcaccgcaacgaagaatagcccctgctcgccgcaactagagaaatcccgcgcacagcaatgaagacccaatgcagccaaaactaaataaataataataataacaagaaatttacattaaaaaaaaagagacatgcaccataatattcattgcaacactatttacaatagccagacatggaagcaacctaagcatccatcaacagatgaatggataaagaagatgtggcacatatatacaatggagtattactcggccataaaaggaaatgaaattgagttatttgtagtgagatggatggacctagagtctctcatacacagtgaagtaagccagaaagagaaaaacaaataccatatgctaatacatatatatggaatctaaaaaaaaaaaactggttctgatgtacctatgggcaggacaggaataaagacacagacgtagagaatggacttgaggacacagggaggggaagggtcagctgggacgaagtgagagagtagcacggacatatatacactaccaaatataaaatagatagctagtgggaagcagccgcatggcacagggagatcagctccatgctttgcaACCATCTAGAggtgtgggataaggagggtgggagggagatgcaagagggagggaatatggggtatacgtatgcatatagctgattcactttgttatacagcagaaactaacacaacactgtaaaacaattatactccaataaagatgttaaaaaaaaagaaaagaaggcaagaaatgagaaataagaaagCACAAGAGGACAGATAGGAGAGAAATAGCAAGTGTTAGACTTAAACTGTATCATTAACtattaattatcttaaatgtcaGTGGTCTATGAtccaattaaaatacaaagtttgtcagagcaaataaaaacacaaaaaccagcTAAATGCTATTAATAAGAGCCACACATTagagagaaagatgagaaagattgaaaaataaaaggatgagtaAAGACATCCTACCCAAATACTAATCAAAGTAAATCTGATGTCGTtaaattaatatcagacaaagtagatgtTGAGGTAAGCAGTATTGCTAGAGGTTAAAGGGGACATTTcataattaaacatattttaaaatattacccatttctatcttcctttcttttgttaagTGCTATAATTTTCTAATAATAGAATAACTATATTCAGGTAAGATGATGATTCCAAAATGCCATGTCATTTCAAGCACCAAAATATGatgaaaccaatttttaaaaaattattgcccATCCATGCCTGCCATTAGACTTTTAAGAGTGACACCTTTGAAAATGTTAGGACTATTACATTTGCTGATCACCAAAGATTTTATTTGTCCCTATATAGCATTACTGTGCAAAACTACTTATTGCATCTGTCCCGTTTAATagtctgcttctctttcctctttattcttctgAAGTCATGGGTAATGAATTCACTCAGAAAACAGGAGTGAGTTAGCACTGCCAAGTCAGACCAGTTTCATTAGCTTAATGAAAATAGTTCAGGGGAAAGACCTTCATCAGCTATTATGTGTCTTGATGAGAGTTCGGACATtacctgtctttaaaaaaataactactgTAGCTTCGCGTTCAGCTATTTTTTTCTGGACATGCATCTACCTTCTAATATACCCTTAAACAGAAAGTAATAAATGTAAAGCTATAGAACTTTGTATAAATGTCaggttctgttattatttttcaccAAATTCAGAACGCCATCATTCAGAAACCACATATGATTCAGTGAGGTGCTTTTGCTCATAAAAACCATTTAGTTTCTCTCTGGGAGCTGTAGCCAGAAGAAGAGACACTCTCTAAACATGGAACCAGGAGCTGTTCAGGTAGAACACTGTGGAGGACACACGGAATGTGTCCATCGTTCAACAACTTCATTTGAATCAGAACCAGtaacaaaacaacagcaagatGGAGGGGCCATCCTTTCCAAGCTTTGATGTCTTATAAGCTGGTGGAGCTAAAATTTACTGTAACTGTAGGCACACTGAAACTGCGAGATCTGAGACGGTGTGGCCAGGGTGTAGGGCCCTCAGAGGAGGGAGTGGTTATCAAAACGCAGAGGAAGCAACCTGTGCAGAGAGGAGCTAAGACTTTTGGTTGGTGGAGCaggagagagctggggaggggagcagaaaaACCTTTGCCttactctccttcctctttcGCACCTCCTGCCAATAATCTCTACTGGCCAAACACAATGGGAAACCAGCAAGCAAGTTGGTGCAGCCTTTGTGGGAACAGAGTAAGATGGAGAAGTGTACAGAGAGGATCTGGAGGAGCACAGGGAAACTATCTGGCACAGGGGCTGTCGCAACTGTCTAGATAAGAGACCACTTACTgaatttgaatctcagctctgccataaACTGTGTGCTGTTTGACTTTGTGGAAGATGCTTAACTGCTCTGAGCCGCAGTGTCCTATTCTGTTAAAATGAGGGGGAATATCCTTACCTCACAGATTATTGTGAGGATAAGGTTAACATGTGTGTCATTTAgtgcagtgcctagcacacagtaagtgctagaTAAATAAGTTACTTTCCCTTCTTCGTTGAACTTATTCTCTGCTTGCCTCTTTTAAGCCAAGCCTAGAGATctactttctttttaacattagCATGCTTTAGAAAGATCCTCTTATTCGTAAAGGCCCTGGGGAAGTGTTAGGATCACTCCTATGTCAGATACATTACAGTTATAATTGCTTTGGATCATGGTATTATTTAagcagaaaaacatttatttttcattcttcagaAATGCTGTGCACACTACAAGGGACTAATTTGGCCCTTAGCAAATAATTCAACATAAATTACCACCTATTTACCAGAAGCAGCAGTTTATTTCCTAGGACCACTAGACACTGACATCAGCTGTACCCTATTTGTTTGTGTCAGGTAATGAGATACTCTGCATGCAGAACACTTCATTGGATCGCCTTTGGGGGAAGCTCAGAAGATTTGCTATAAGCCAATTGCTCATTCCAAGGATAAGAAGAACATTTCTTATTGTAAACTACACACAGATTTGCCAGGTCATTTCCAAGTTCTGATGGCAAGTCTATAATGTATTCTTATAGTCGTCTAATGTTTTTATCCATGATCCCTCAGGCTGGAATGTTTTCTGCTATTCCATTCACCCAGAGTAATTCTAAAACAATGATGGTTGCCCTGCTGGCTGGGCCTCCAGAGGAGTCTGGACCATGCCCAGACTACAGGCTTTCCCTGTGGGATGGTCtgatgatgggggtggggaggggtgaaaCTGAGGGTACTAAGAGCAGTGTTGAGAAAGGCccacaaaatgataataatgctTGCATGTGTATCCACTCCCCACTTAGCAATTTCACAGCCATTATGCCAGTTGAGGTGGGTAGGATAATTACCTGCTTGctcttttcagatgagaaaactgacttTCAGGGatgttaagtagcttgcccaaggccTTCCAACAATTTGGGTTGACACAAGGATTAGAATATAGGTCTAAAGAACTTGTCTAGGGATGAAAAAGCAAACTTACATCCCAGAGTCACTTGCTAACTGCCTGGTctctgtaaaagaatgaaacaaagacCACCAGAGCtttaacagtaaaaaaagaaagcagagtaaAGTTTATTTCTTTGCCTGACAAGAAAACActcatcagtttaaaaaaaaaaaaaaaattcagtgactaGTTTGCTGAGGGGGAAAAGTCAGAATTTGTAAGTGCTTTAGAAAGGTAGAGGGGATTCAAGGTGGTTATGCTAAGTAAGCGTTGAAAACTAATACTTTGGATAGAATGGAGCCAGACCCTAAGTCTTAACATGATCCATTAAAACAAGCCCCACTGTCCATTGATCTGGAGAGTCCTTAGTTAGGCCCAGTGAGGGTCTGGGTGGGGGCTCACTAGAAGTTGATGTTCCTTTTTCAGCTTCAGCTGGTTACAATAGTTAAGGACGGCATTCAGTTTTGACaccttctcaaactctcaaaattctcaaatatttattggaattaCACAGAGGGCTTGCTgaaacagattgctgggcctaaccccagagtttctgattcagtaggtttggcaTAAAGCCTGtatttctaacaggttcccaaATGAAGTTTTGTGGCTGTCCAGGGTCCATGATTTGAGAACCACTATCCCAGACACATGATGCTATAAAGGGGGAGTTTTCATTTTATACCTCTTTGATATCAATGTCCTCTTTGGGATCTAACTACCAGATGACTCCCTTGCACCCAGGAGGGACAGAGGTCTCTCCTGATAATAACCTTCATATTCAACTTACAGAAGACCTGCCTTTTCTTCCATCAGTAGTTTTCAGAGGAACTATTTttatgggggaggaggggataaAGAAATTGCTCATAGAATCTAAAGTCAACACACCTTCATACCACAAACTTTATCTATTCATTTCCCTTCCTGGTGGGGAATCAGTAGTGAATTATTtgacttgcctttttaaaaaatagcattacATGCATTGATTCAATCTCATTacatttagtttgcttttatTACCTTACCCTCCCTGATCAGTAATCACATTTTTCCATCCTCATAACCTTTTCCCATCTGATTTTTGATGAGTGTACAATctgatttatttctgctgtgattcAGCCTTACACTTCTCCAAGCTTATAATTCTCCTTCTAAGAATCCAGTGTTCTCCATTTACACCTTCACTGTTCCTTTGTTAGGCACATATCCTAAGTAAATAGTAGTTATTTGTGTACCTGTTTGTGTCTTCCAGTGGACTGGTGTCTACGGAGAGAAGGAGCTTATTAGAAGGCTTTGTTTTCCTCATACCACTAGTCTAGGCCCTACtcataataggtgcttaataaatactggtTTCAATTTGTTGGCAGGTCTTAATGAGATATGCCTTAgctgattcttcttttttaattcatataaGTAAAATTCACACTTTTTGGCATACAGTTCTGCGTCATGACAAACATAAAAAGccctgtaaccaccaccacaattaaaatacagaacagttccataaCCCTAAGAAACTCCATCATACATGCTGCCTCTTTGTAGTCAAAAACTCCCCTTTCCCTTAGTCCCTGGAGACCACTGGTCCATCCTTCGTCCCTGTAGTTTTGCCCCTTCCTGATTGTTATATAAAGGGAATGGTGCAGTGTGTAGCCTTTGGATATGGCTTAGTTCACTTAGAAAAGTGCTTTTGAGAGTCGTCCATTTCAGTGACTGTATCAGTAGTTAATTCTTTGTTGCTGCGTAGTGTTCCACGGATGCTCCAcagcttgtttatccattcactagcTGAAggacctttgggttgtttccagttgtaAATATTTGCATACAGGTTTTgggtgaacataagttttcatttctcttggataaataacTAAGAGTGGGATTGTGGGGTAATATGAtaaatctatgtttaactttttaagaaactgccagagtTTCCTATAAGGTAGCTGTACCACTTATCAGCAATATATGAGTTCCTGTAACTTTGTcagtttgttttgctttagaCATTCTAATAGATGTATGGTATTTTGTCATTGTGGtattaatctgcatttccctaacaaATAATGATACTGAGcacctttccatgtgcttatttgccatccatgaattatcttctttaatgaagtatctgttcaaatcttctgcctatttttaaattgagttgtttgctttcttactgttgagttttgagagttccttatatattttggataaaaatCCTTTGTCAGGTATGTGATATGGAAATATTTCCCCCAGTCTATAACATCTTTACAAAGCTTTAAATTTTGATCAagttccatttattaatttttttcttttgggaatcATGCTTTTGCTACTCTAAGAACTGTGTGCCTAACTCaaacaaagattttctcctatgttttcttctcaaagttttataattttacattcttatttaggcccatgacccattttgagttaatttttgtataagtttGGAGCATGGTTTGAGGTTCACCTTTATGCATTTGGGCATCCAATTGTTCCTGCACCTTTTGTTGAAACAACTGTCCTTCCATTGAATTGCATTTGCCCTTTTGTCGAAACCCAATAGACCATacttgtgtgggtctatttctggatccTCTATTCTGTTTTACTGATCTGTATACTTACCTTTTTACCAATACCacacagtttttatttaaaaagactttttagGAAGTCTTGTAACCAGGTACTAAGAATCTTTCAACcttgttcttttccaaaattatttttattaccaacCCTCCCTAGTCAGTCCCCAACAAGGGTCCTCCTGCCTGGTGTCACTCGTGTCAAAAGAATGAGACCCAGTTCGGTTCAGAAGCAAGGGAAatctttattctttgatcaaagaatggagaTGTGAGCTCACTCTCTAGAGCACACGCTTTCCCCAAAAAGGCCAGCagtgggcggggctgctttaAATGGATCGCCTCAGTGGCGGAAGGGGGCGGAGCTCTTGCCTGGCAGGTGCAGCTGCGCTGCTCACGTTCCAGATCACCCCAGACCACAGTGCGGGCACAGCGTCTCTGCACACGGCCCACCGCCGCCGCTGCTGCGGCCGCCATCTTGAATTGGGTCATGTGCAGCGTCCCTGCGCTCGGCCGGCTGAGCTGAGGTGTCGGCGCAGCCATTTCACAttaggaactctggtctgaagtgctgggtgcaaggcctctgcacgccgccccccggccccgccatgagcaagtgaaactagacagagcacaaaggaaaagaaaaaggttagactttatctTACTACcgagattctatttttattgcctgggaattgttaatgggctttgccagTGGCAAATCCCTCCTCTGTCTTTTGTCCTGCTCCTCATTCTTGAGGGGCGCTGAGGGGTGCAGGTCCATCTTCTGTAACTGCTTTCTGCTGAGGGCAAGGAGCGGAACTTCTCCTCAGCTGCCTTTAGATACATTTGATGGTCACCAGACCTCAGCCCTGACTGTTGGTATCCCTGAGTGACCACCTTTTGTCTAACCTTTTGGAGACAAAGGGCACCAGACAATTTGAAGtcgtggttaccagtggggaggggggaggggcaatataggggtaccggagtaagaggtacaagctattaggtataaaataaggtacaaggatatattgtacaatacggggaatatagccaatattttataataagtataaatggagtataacctttaaaaattgtgaatcaatTTTTGTACACCTGTGACATATAATACTgaacatcaactatacttcaatataaataaataaataaataatacatggcCCAAATATTAGCAGGCGAATAATGGTCACATGtcaattttctttcctaaaaatgCAGTTATCTGGGTCTTTTGCCTGTAGGCAAAAGTGTGCCCTGATGTTGGGGCTCACTGCCATAGCCTGAATATCCCTGGTCacacttttgttgttttttggaagagaagCTTCGGGTCAGAGAGAGGTTCACATGAGTAGTCAAGGGGATTCATTGCCCCAGGTTGTTTCTCCAGAGGCTGGGGCTCAGGGGCCTCTTCGCTAGAGTGTGGTGTAGCCATGGAGTGATCCCTGCAACTTCAGCTTGGAAAGGGTGGTTAAGATCACCAAGTGCAGTCTGTTCTCCTTAGGACTGAGTTGGTCTTGCAGACTGCCAGCTTTCCAGGTTTTTAGGTTCACCCAGGCTCCTGGCCAGAAGGGGTGCAGGGCAAGGTCAGTGGGTGCAGGCAGCACCTGGTTACCATGTTTCATGAGGGCTTGGATCCATGGTTTCTCCTATCTGGAGGGTATACTTGAGTTGTCCCATTTCAAGGGGGTTAAGGTGTCCCTTGTCTCAGGCTTGGGAATGGGTCTACCATACATGAGTTCAAATACACTAAACTTTAACCTATCTCTTGGAGTTAACCGAATGTGGAGCAGGGCAATTAGAAGCAACTTAATCCAATTTTCTTGAGTTTCCTGACATAGCTAGGCTAAGGCCTTGTTTCAAGGTCTGACTGGATCTCTCTACTACCCCTGGTGATTGGGGTCTCCAGGCTGAGTGCAAGGTCCATTTTATGCCCAGGGCACTCGTTATCCCCTTTGTCACTTGAGAGACAAATGCTGGACCATTATCACTTTGTAGGGGTCCTGGGAGCCCAAACCTGGGGATTATCTCTTTTAGTAATAATTTAGCCACTTTGGCTGCCAGCAGAGAACACTTCTACCCACCCTGAAAACGTATGCCTTAGCACCAAGAGATACCTGAAGTTGCCTGATGCTCTCAGCATGACAGTGAAATCAACCTGCATCTTCTCCAGGATATGCTTCTCTGGTCTGATGGACCTTATGTGGGGACCTCTGGGGGGGTCTGGTGCTGGGGTTGTTCACTGTGCAGATGGGGCAGGTCTCAACTATCCGACTGATTATACTTTTCACGCCAGGAGTTACCATGACCTCAAATGACCAATTATATAGGACTTCTCTCCCATAGTGAGTTCCTTGATGAGCCTCCCTGATGGCTTGAAAAGCTGCAGTTTAGGGAAAGAAGTATTGCCCATGTTCATCAAGTAGGCACACATGGCCTCCTGGATCTCTATTGAAGCTCCATTTTCAGGCTCTAATTCTTCCTTTGTATAGATTGGGGAATAATTGGATGGATCTGGCCTTCAAGGTATGAGGGGTAGTTGCCAAGTTACTGTTTCTAGGGCCACCCTTTTGGCAGTTGCGTCTTCCTTGTTGTTTCCCTTTATAACCTCTGCATCCCCCTTTTGGTGACCCCCTGCAAAATGAATCACTGCCACTTTTTGGAAGCTGTACTGCTTCTAAGAGTGTCAGTATGCTTATGCCATGTTTCACCTGTTTATTCTCCACAGTAGGCatacctctttccttccaaatagccccgtgtgtgtgtgtttgtttgtagGGTGGCATATGCATACTGAGAATCTGTGTAAACATTTAAGATATTCCCTGACCTGAGCTCTAAGGCTCAAGTGAGGGCTATCAGCTCAGCCTTTTGGGCTGAAGTCCCTGGGGGTAGTGCCTCTATGACTTTGGTCTGGGAGGTTAATGCGTATCCTGCTAGCCTTTTACCCTCTCCCATAAAACTGCTCTGTGAACCATTCCTCTTCGACATTTGGGAAAGGATCACTTCCTAGGTCAGGGCAACTAGAATAGATCATGTGTATGGTTTCTACACAATCATGCTCCAGGGGCCCCATTTCTATACAATCACCCTCCAGGGTAGCAGGTGGCAGGATTTAGCATGTGTCAGGTTTTCATGATAACAAGTGGGTTGTCTAAAAGCATAGCCTGGACTTGAATCGACCTTCTGGGGAATAACCGTTCTGTTCCCTTAGAAGTTACTAAAGTGTGAACCTGGTGTGGAGTCCATATAATGATTGGCTGACCAAACGTTAACTTTCAGCCTCCTTTAGCAGGGTTGTAGTAGCTGCTACTGCCCAGGGGCAAGGAGGCCATCCCGTAGCAATCTGATCCAATGGTTTCGAGAAATAAGCAACCACCCCAGTAAGGGGTCCCAGTTTCTGAGCTAATACCCCAAGGGTGATTCCCCTTTTCTCGTGAATGAAAAGGTCAAAGGGTTTAGCTAAATCTGggagggccagggcaggggcctgaaataattgcttttttaattCTTGAAAGGCCCCTTGGCATTCTGAATTACATTCAAAAGGATCatcatcttttccttttaacatttcataTAGAGGCCTAGCTATTAGACCATAGTTAGGGGTCCAGATAGGGCAAAAACTGACCATCCCCAGGAAACCTCTAAGCTGTCTTCTAGTTTTAGGAGAGGCAAAACTGAAAAtggcttattttctttcctgGGGTAGGCTTCTCTGACATTCTGTGAGAATGAAGCCTAGGTAGGTCACCCTAGTTTGTGACCTATTGATGGGCCAACTTTCTCCATCTCCCAGCTGGTATTGGGGCCAGGCTGTATTACATAGAAGACTGAATGTTTCTGCAGGATGCACCCTAACAGGCTGCCCTTCGGTATAGTGGACGTTTGGTTTCCCATACCTTAGATGctctgttttggatttgtttcccACTACTGAGGGGGGCGGTTGGAGTGATTTACTGGCACACATTTGGCACATGATTTGACCCGAATAAGATTTCCAGTTCAGGAAATTTGGAACCAGCACCAAACTGTTAATGGATTCCTCAAAAGACCAAAATATGAGATGTCCAAATGTCACGGCCTCGATATAACTGGGGGTCCCCCTTGAATCTGTAACAGCCTGTGCTTGAGATAGTTAGTCCCCGCTCAGTCAGAACATCCCAGAGGAAGTTAGACAGGACCACCTCTGGGCCAGAGCAGCTTAGCCACATTAGTTCCTGACCCACCTGGTCCATTAGGGAGTAGCACAGCTATCTGAGGCAGcagtcttctctttc
Protein-coding regions in this window:
- the LOC118894009 gene encoding archaemetzincin-2-like, translated to MRCEWKKPVTMQTVRHSEHTLKTALISKNPALVSQYEKLDAGEKRLMDEAFRPDSNLFGPITLHSQSDWITSHPEAPQDFAEFFNDPYRKTPSPQKHSIYIQCIGSLGNTGSISEEYVKWFKGYCEAFFYGLTVKLLEPVPVSATRCSFRINDNTQNLQIHARQILKFLKKKKPEHAFCVVGIITIDLYPRDSRNFVSGQASLTDGVRIFSFARYGSDFYISHYEDKLKKLQKKSSRDYSVFDNYYVPEVTSVLLLQSCKTLTLEIGHIFGLQHCPWLACLMQGSNHLEEADQRPLDLCPICLCKLQSAIGFHLKDRYKGTRVPALAREDPTCRGATKPVHHNQKKRHSLNMEPGAVQVEHCGGHTECVHRSTTSFESEPVTKQQQDGGAILSKL